aatttattaaaaattaaatcatgaattttttttttctatatataaaagGTGCATGTGAATAGAAACACCCACTTCAAAAAGACAGATTACCACCATATAATTGACAATGAAAAGAGatgtttcaaatttattaaaagatctTTTAATACATTTGAGACTTTATGGTAGCTGTAAACAAGAGAATTGAACAACGTAATGTGTATCAATGCTTTTCATTtgacttaaatatttttttttcatccttatTTTCGTTGATTTTATGTCgtgtaaaactatttttttagtgtttaacaatttttaatttaagttcaatttaATTCTAAATCGTTAGTTGCAGATGATAGAAGTTGACAATATTTAATCtttagtaattataaaaattatcgttataatatttaattattctttaaaaagaGTCTTTcaccttttaattttttgttttgtaaatttaaaataattaatgatttctttcagtttaatttgtattttaatgttaatttttttaatagatgaaTGTGACAATTAtaacttctttttattatactaaaaataaaatatattaatatttgttatattatacTCACTATTTacctttaataataatatatgagcTAAGAGTTTGTCATTACAGTAAAATTGTTCAATAGTAGAATATTAACTAATTGATTATAAAGATTAAGTTTTCAATccaatattttagttttaaaaaattcattgaaaatgatatttacAGTTAAAACCATTCAAATATTTTGTTCAcaccaaattaaattaaaattaattttcaattttaaattaatatttaattttaactatcattgcattaatttattttacaccatcttttagtttataatttttcaattcattacaataaaattgtaaataatttagttcaggataataatattttgatgtttCTATAATAAtggtataaaatttatatttttattctatttttcattaatttttttttacaaattataacaacaataataattataaaaaaattctcaattatactcaatattttataaaatttatttacactgaaattatcttttattacttatttctccctaaaagaattaaaattaatctcaatattttaattaactacattaaattaatttactttattataattttttattttaaaaatttatcttccCTTTTCCtaagaaaattgtaaaagaaaaataaaaaattattactattaatttgtttaattctTCTTAAGTTGAATacgttttttcttttgttttaaatctTTATATTGCTACGTGAGATTAACTTATTATAGTATTAACTTGTTCACTGTATGTCCAATGTAGGAGAAAGTGATTTTGGTAAGGAAATTCATTGTGGTAGGTTTGTTCTTTccgtttttaataaatttgtaattttactCCAGTCAACCTTTTATAATAGTTTCTTCTTCTCATCAATAAAATCCTTgcattttggtgtttattgtgATTTTCATTCTTCCCAAAACAAAGGTGATATGAATGCTTTGGGAGAAGTTATTTCATTTCcagttgaaaataattattttgttcaaAGATTTTACTTAATGGATCAATAAAATTCTTGCATTATTTATGTGGTTATGTAATTTTCATTCTTCTAAAAAGGAAAGTAGCTGTTGTTTTTTTTGGAAGAAGTCAATTcacatttaattgaaaataactatttaattcAAGGATTTTATCTAATGAGTCTTGTTAATTCTAACTTTAAAAAACGACCAcgtaaataaaagtttaaaaacattatcaacgttaataatttagataatatcatgaaaaaaatcaaaaaccacgttaaatattttaaaaaattatattaaataaaatcgataaaaatagaaaaaaaaatatttaaaccttttcatttccttttcaTACTTGTTTTTTCGCACATAACAgctttttaaaatcaaagaatagGTTAAGGAGTTTTTTTAGCTAAAAGAAGCTAAAGAACAAAACGCCAAAGAGATAACAacaatttcaaaagaaattaaagataaaaaaattaatagaagcAAATGTAAagacttatatttatttagttgaAAACATATGCACCGATTAAGTTAGCAACCAATAATTGTGCATGATAAAACATTCACATTAAGAAATAATACTTGTACATTAACATCTGAGCTACCCAGTTTGTATAGTAAAACACGAAATTGAAATTCgaattaagttattttaattaatatcaaatCCTCTAATTGAAGTTCTTTTAATTAAACCTTGTCTGTGGTTGGATTAAACACTGACTATATATTTGCCCCAGATTTCAAAAGTCGCAACCGTTTCTGTCTCAGAAATTACGCATTTGTAAAGCAACTACACTTCATAACGTTTCCACCACCGAAAGCAACGTTGAGATTTGTCTTCAGTAGCGCCAAGCGAGCACTAAAGTCACTAATTCTAATTAAGAAGTGTTTAATAGTAGGAAAAGAGAAAGCTgaatacaaattaattaatatatttaaaaatgagaaataacCTTACGCAGCTTACAGAACCGACACGTGTTAACCCGGGGGTGCAGCACGTGACAGACAGTTCTAGCAGGACCGCGGGTGCTCCATAGTTGGAAGATATCCTCCTGAACTTCCAGCACTTTCCAGTGACCAAATGTTTCCAACACTATAATATAAAAGCACTTCAGACATTGAAGAACATCACTGaagaagcaaaagaaagaagaaagataaaacTCAAGGATGAAGCCAATTGACGATAAACAAGAGAAGGTGACTATCAGAGCGGTGAGCCGCGACGAGGAAGGAAGAAAGAGGGTTGAGAAGAGAGAGGTCAACACACACAACGCTGACACCCTAAAGTACGTCGAGAAGAAACTCATCAACAAGGGTATCCAGCGCCAGGACCGCCACCCTGCCGACGGCATCGGCATCGGACGACCGCCTCCGAAGTCCGGCCACGGCGGCAAGTTCACTTGGGAGGGCCCCTCTGATATGGCTGAGAACGAGCTCATGGCGGCGCCCGCGGCCATCGACGAGGGGGATCCGAACTATGAAGATGGTGAAGAGAAGGGAGAGGAGGTGGCGGAGTTAGTTGTTGGAGAGGTTGAAGTGGCGAAGGTTGGTCAGGAACACGACGGAGTTGCTAGGGTTGACATTGATCCTCGCCTGAAAGTTAACTAATTAACCATCatgtgttgtgttttgatgTTTTCCTTTTACATAATCTAAATTTGTCATCGTAGATGAAACTGGtaaattgtgtttttttgtttttctatccAAAATAAATCGCATACTagtgtttttccttttataacaCTATCTTGATTGGATTAAActtctatgtttttttaaaacaaaatgtttaaccagatattatatatagatatatatatttctgATAAAACAAATATCATACGTATATGTTCGGatattttgaaatcattataataatattttaattaagactAATGTATAGTTAAAAATGCTATTATTAAATAAAGACTTAATTAACTTGAGAATCTTTTATAGGAGTAATATGGGTATTATTTTGTctagttttttatattaataacaagAATTTAACGattctctgtttttcttttactttaaaaaattggaaacgatatttttaataatatcatataataaatataactttaattaaaGAAACGGTCGTTATCATTGATTCTTATTAATAACCATTTAttcttacaaataaatatttttatttaaaactcatttattcctattgatataaaataaataattactttaattaaaaattctttgtataaataactttaattaaaaacttcttttataataaaattgttattattcatatttatgatagtgataatgataattttttattgttataggtGATATAAGATGAAAATGATTTATGATTGTTGTAGGTAATAATACGAAGGTTATTAAAATCATGAGAATTTTGTTATCTAATTTGaagtaaaaagaattaaatttatttatgatcctatattaatttaaatattattttatattcaataaattaGCAAGAACTTAACTTaattactttttagtttttttttatataatttcttaaagATCCGTTATTTAGGAGACAAATTTCGTCCAAATCCAAATGCTTTGTCTATTGATATAGAAGTACATTGATCATTATGCTAACCAGAAcatatgttttcatttttattcatcatgtcACAAGTTAACATTTTTATACACAACCAAATTTACAGAGTTTTAACATTTCTACTCACGGTCAACAACAACTGGACAAGCAGTTTTCACACCATAAGATACTTCAGAATTATAGTTAGTGATCATTCAATCCAACTCTATCAAAATCAGCAAATCACATTCCCTCCGAACATATTACCAATTCTTCCTTTAAAAAATAGAGCATTCATCATCATTTTAATTTCCagattattttcattttaatagtaAATACCCCACTGAAGATACCGGAACATATAGCACTCAGCATTCTGCATAATCTGCTTCCTTTAGGTTTCTCGGCCCAAcccaaaaaaaagaaataaaataaataaaagccacataaaaaataaaactacttTCGGTCTCCCGGGTCCGGGTCCGGGTCCTTCATGCCATCCACAAACACCACACAACACATACACAACACATACTACATACACACCACATTCCACTAGGCCAAGCTCAATTCACATATATCTTATtttgcttctttcacattttttttaactcaaacaatttatttttcacaccGCATTGAACATATACACAAAACTTTTACCTCACTGTACTTACTAATTAAAACACATGTTACTTTTATAAacaaatcttattattttattaataaacaatatttcaattattagtTTATATGAGTTGTATAAATTTCAGGTCTTCTATTCTCCCAACTTCAGAAAATTTCATTCTCGAAAATTGGATTACCTAcacagataattttttttttattctgtatACTCTTGGTTCCTCACCATATACCATTTCCCAAACTAACCATCATAGGTTCACTCATCACATATGCAGATCATCATGACACGCTTACCAATAACCAACGGCAGTAATACATATACAGCTGCCATACCTTGGGCTTGAACAGCCCCTACAATGCCAACCCAGCGCATAAAAAATAACCAAACAGGTGGGTCTTCTTCAACCCTTAAAAAGAACAGCATTTCCACGTAAAGGTTAAGGTACGGTACTGCGGCAAAGTTGCTGCCAAAGTGCAGCAAAGCAGTATCAAGAAACTCGCGTAAATTGGAAACTACACCTTTAATGGCAGCCCAACTCAAGCACACAAAAAACTGGTCCAACTGCAGCAATTTTGCTGCAAGAACCCACTGAACAGCGCATACTACTCTCCAGACCGCTTGAGAGTCACACTAGCcaagaaaaacatataaagCAAGCACTAGTTGCAGCAATCCTGCTGCAAAAAAAAGTACAACTCAACGTCTAACACGTACATAACAGGACAGAGTTATTCCAAGTATAATTGACAGCCAATTACATGCCACAACAGCATTTATATTCATCTAAAACCGTGTGTATATAGTCCAGAGCTGACAGATAACCATCACAAATTCATAAGGAAGCTTTAGACCTTTCAAGGGTATTGCTAAAGTGGACCTAGACTGGACTTTTGGACTACAATTATAGCCCCTGAATTCCCACTACCCTAAACCTTCCACAGGAAACTGGACAGTTTCCAAGTTGCAGAAACTGCCTCCAGATTACTTAACAGTTTGAGCCATCTTGGACTGCCTTGTGAAGCTAAACTAGACAAAACTTGACTTTGCAAAAACAAACCTTGAACATAACCAGTTGGGATTATTTATTGGAGCTAATCTAATCACTAAAAATGTATAGGCAGCCtcttaaaaaaatggaaagctCACCTCCTATAACCACTATACTATCTTCACTGATTAGTATTGAAACATGAAGGACTAATTTAGTGTTTCACTGGATAGCCTACCGCTGCATAACAGCTCCTAGAAAAGGATGCTGTTTGGGACCCTCTTAGAGTTACTTTGGACAGTTTTAGTTGCAGCAAACCCAGCCCTATAATGCTCACTACATTAGACTGCTAAATGTGTTAAACTGGCTACTCTATTCTAGGCTGATACGCTTCCATTAAAACACTAATTTTCTTATCTAATTTGCAAGTTTATCTAGAGAAAGGGATAAATGTTTCTGACAAAAACATAGCACTACCATACCAACCAACAATACCTCCCAGACTTAATCATAAGCAAAGAAAACTAATCCAAAACCTTCTAATCATAAGAAAAAACTAATCCAAAACCTTCAACCCTTGAATAAAACCAAAACAGCCACTGACCAATTAGAAGAAAGGTTTCCTCTACACAAATCACTCTCCTTTAATCTAATACTACCAGGACCAAAACAACACACACCAGAAACAATTAAATTCAAAAGCACCAGATacaattaaattcaaaatctgCATATACCATTGAACTCAAAACCTGCACCTGCTGTTTATGCAGTCAGCATCATAATAGTGATAATAGAAAGAAATGTATGCACCAAAACCAACACACACTCATATAATTTCCCATCAAAACCACCTCTGGTCTGAACCAACAGCAATCACAAAACAGCAAATACACCATCAAAGACAGTAGTTATATCAAGAATCATTACGGCCACATATACCCATTCATACACACAAGTTTATCATGTCATAATCTACCAAACACAAAGCAAGGTCAAACACTCTAATAAGACAACAACCATGCAAGAAGACGGGTTTCAATTTACCACTAATCTATCACACATTACGCTCAATTATTACTCTAAATAATGCATACATACATTCAGCAAAATCTGATTTTATGCCATCATACAGGACATAGACATGCAATTACGTAGGCAATTCATCACCACATTATAGATAACTATGGTTTCCAACTTGTTACTTAATGAACTTAAGCTAGTCTACTTATTCTGATTTCACATAACTTTAACTTAAAGGTTCATACCTGCAGCAAATCAATTCTGCTCCTATACCCACACCTACGATCTTAATTGTATTTACATGCATTTATACACAAACATGCACATGATTAAACAACTTAGCATTCAAACCAGAGTACAAAACCCACATATATTTCACATCCTAGTCAGCTAGTTCACTATAACCACAAGATTTAACCAGTGATGTCACATTCTAACATACCCAACATTCTAGGCAGCTAGTTCACTATAACAACAAGATTTAACTAGTGATATCACATTCTAACATACCCAACATTCATGCATATATGCACCGTAACATCAGAGTAAATAATTTCACACATTAAAAACTAGACGAGATCACTCCCCAAGACtccaaaatttttcaaaaacatgGCTCTGATATAAGATGTAACATCCAATTTTTTGGATGTCACTAAAACACgccaaaattaaaaatttcgcaatcaaaaataatttctcaaataaattGAATCTAATTAACTTTTACAATTCAAATTCAGTGGTCTCCAAATACATAAATCTGTAAAactttcttaaaagaaataacatagaTTTATGTATTTGGAGACCACTGACAATTCGAGTGGTCCTCCACTGCtgcttcagacctatctccatTGCTCCTCAAAGCTTATGTGTAAAACTCCAAGCTCCTCACATCAGCACTAAACTCAGCATGAGCCAGAACTCTACGGACAAGACATCTATCCCTTTCTACCTCTCGAAAGAGGAAAGGGCAGCACTCAAATCCCTGTCTCTTCTACCATCCCTCATGGACGAAGAAACTCATCTCTTCCATCACCTCATCTCTTTCATCGCCTCATAAAGACAAATAGATCTATCTTTTTACCCTCTCGCAAGAGGAAAGGTAGCTACTTTTCTATCCCTCGAAAGAGGAAATGTACACCCAGATTAAAGACTATGGCAAGAAGACATATCCAATGACATAACCACCACCATACCTCATGATTAGTAAAACAATGTGACATTCACACTAATTCTAGATGGTTGTCACAAACTCAATTCCACCAACGTCTCATCCCTTGAGTTTCAACTCCAGGAACCACATATCCCACTCTTGTAGCTATATCAGTTGAGTAGTCCTACACCCACAGAGGAAATAGAGGCCCTAATCTTAAGGGTATTTCCAACTAATTACTAAACCACTCTTTACTCTTGACAAGTCAATAGTAACCCTCTGAGTATACCCATTGCTAGTCGAAGAAAATACAATCATAACAAATCTGGACAACCTTCATTCTTTCAAATAACATACACCACGGCACGTATCATTGTATATTATAAACAATACCCATCTAGACAGATATACACCAACCCAAAAACTCCCCATAAACACATTCAACATGCTTATCGCAGTAGTATAAGTGACCAACAGAATTGTATCACAATTTCTGACCATATATCCAATCCAAACAGTCAGACGTGGTAACACCCAAGTCATAAGACTGCATCAACTTAATAACTAACACATCTTGTAAACAAAAACAGATATCACTTCTGTCATCCCATACAATTAACATACACATTCTAGCCATTTAACATTCACGTATTACAATGTATCATACACACTGACACAAGATCATACACAATATCATACATCCACTCctctcttttcattttaagCAGACTTTAAATCAGATTTATACATACTTCATACATGGATTTCATCTATATACTGACTTCCAATTTCAAACAGCTTTGAACCCAATCCCAGCAAGTTTACACACACCAGAATTTTTATTTCAGAGTGATTAGAACATGAACAtgttggaataaaacaaaaatgggacCCTCCACTTTCTCTCTACCACTCCACCGAAAGTTGAAGCCAAAATGAAGTTGTCTCCCACCTTGCTTTTCCGTAAAATGCTCCAAGCCACCAATCTTCAATTTGGACTCTTGCACCTTCTTTGCTTCTTAAATGGAGAAGCTAAGGCAGCAAGATGGACAGACCAACAGAGAAGAAAAATACCAGCGTGAAGAAAAGAGAGCCACGGTGAAGGAGAGAAATAGAGTTTTTTGTGTGTGAGAGAAATACCGAGAGGTGTAGACACAGTACAATAGAAGATACTGTGAGTGTGAAAGTGAgagttttgtataccatccgagagggtgagatttattgagagatcctcagagagtgagagaaacactgtaatcctacttttatagtggagatatttttctggactaggtcccgtggttttttccgagaggattttccacgttaaaatttccagtgttaattttctcttttcctacgctttcattttttacgcttccgcatagtgcccattttggggttcacagaggagggaacaagtaccgctgtttcccaacagtggtatcagagctaccggTTCGAAAAGTCACGGTCCTGTGAAactcaagatggaaggagacatgttcaagCTAACTGCGGATAATTATTCCTACTGGAAGCCGATGATGGAAGATCATCTATACTGCAAGGATTTGTATGAGCCGATCACAAATTCGGAAATTCCGGAAGGGAAGGCCGAAAAAGACTGGGAGATTCTGAATCGTAAAACAGTGGCTATGATTCGGAAATACATCGACAGAAGTCTCTTTGAGCATGTATCGACTTATACTAATGCgtatgagttatggacaaagcttgaatcaatgattcaaaagaagactcCCAGGAACAAAGCTCACCTAGTCAGACGACTCGTAAAGTTGGAGTACACTGACGACCAGAATATGATCGAGCACCTCAAcaccttcaaaggtattgtgaatCAATTAATGAAGGCGAATATGAAGATTGATGACGAGCTACAAGCTCTTCTACTCCTTAGTTCTCTACCGGAGAGTTGGGACACGTTGGTGGTCACTCTCAGTAACTCAGCACCAGATGGAAAGCTCAGTCTGGATAACATCACAGACAGTTTACTGAATGAAGAatccagaaggaaagaaaggggatcgagtagtcactcagaagccaatgttgttgagaatagaggaaggagtgaaaacagaagcaaaggaaaacgtgaaaagtcacgaggaagattcaagtctcgttccaaaggtttaacatgcttttattgtggaaaagatggCCACAAGAAGCAAGAATGTAGATTCCTGAAAAGAGATCAGAAGAATGGAACTATACACCCTGATGTGGTAGAtcccaaaaagaagttggaggaaaagACCACAACAGCGGtggtatcaaatgatgagaatgtgttccttatcactgaggtaaactatctaaatattgcTTTCGATGATTGCACTTGGATAGTAGATACCGGAGCATCTTTCCATGTTACTCCTCATGAGGAATTCTTCTCATCCTATCAAAAAGGAGATTTTGGAACAGTGAAGATGGGAaatcatgtcacaagcaaaattgtgggcataggagaagtgactttgacgacagaaaatggaaacaaacttgtgctgAAGGAGGTAAGACATGTACCAGAGATACGTCTAAACCTTATCTCAGTTGGCAAATTAGATGATGCTGGAATGAACAACCAATTCAGCGATGGAAGATGGAAACTCTGTCaaggaagcatgattgttgctcGAGGCAAGAAGGAAGGCTCCTTGTACTGCATGcaaggaaaaatatacaaaggagagacgaatgttgctcaagaagaaagtaaggagttGTGGCACAAAAGACTGGGCCACATGAGCGAGAAAGGATTAGAGATCCTTGCGAAAGATCATCTCCAGAGTATAAAAGGACAAccacttgaattatgtgaagactGCCTAGCAGGTAAGCAGCATAGAGTGTCCTTCCGTAGATctgaaagtggaagaagaaaagagcatattttggatcttgtaCACTCAGATGTTTGTTCAACATCTGAAAAATCCCTTGGTggtgctcaatattttgttaccttcattgatgaccactccagaaaattgtgggtctatccattgaagagaaaagatgaagttctACGAATCTTCAAAGAGTTTCACGCCTCAGTTGAACGTGAAActggtagaaagttgaaatgtttgagaagtgataatggtggagagtaCAGAGGTCCGTTCGAGcactattgcaagactcatgGGATCAAACATGAGAAAGTACCTCCCAAGACACCTCAGATGAATGGAGTAGCTGAAAGATTCAACAGAACGATTGCCGAGAAGGTCAGAAGCATGTTGTCTCACGCAAAACTTCCCAAGTCATTCTGGGGGGAAGCAGTGGTGACAGCAGCTGATTTGATCAACTTATCACCGTCAAGACCATTAAACGGTAAGATACCAGAAGAAGTATGGTCCGGTAAAAAGGCCTCATATCGCAACTTGAAAGTCTTCGGATGTAAGGCATCAGTTCACAttccgaaagatgaaagagcaaagctcgatgctaaggcgaaagagtgcatataccttggttctccaagagatgaatttggtttcagattatGGGATCCTGCAAACAGAAAGATTGTTCGAAGCAGAGATGTGGTGTTCTTTGAAGATCAGACAATCCAAGACATCAAAAAAGTGGAGAAACCAACACTTAAGCTGATAAGTGATCAAAGCCCTATTGTAATGAACAACTCAGGGGGAGAGACTCATCAAGCCGAACCAGAGTTACAACTTGATGAAATGGCTGAAGAAACAGATCAACCTAATCTGACGGAAGAAGATCAACCAATTGAGGATGCTCCGCAAGAACCCCAATTGAGGCGATCAACAAGGCAGAAGCAACcgtcaagaaggtatttttcagatgaatatgttaattttactgatgaaggtGAACCTCAAAGCTTTGTAGAAGTAATGGAGACGAAAGACAAAGACAAATGGTTGCAAGCCATGGAAGAGGAGATGCAATCCTTAAAGGAAAATCAGACTTATGATTTGGtagaattaccaaaagaaagGAGAGCATTGCAAaacaaatgggtgttcaagctcaagaatgaagagaacaacccaagcccaaggtacaaagcacgaattgtcgtgaaggggtgcaaccagaagaaaggaatagactttgatgaaatattctcaccagtggtgaagatgacatccattagAGCAATTCTCGGTCTAGCAACAACACTAGACCTGGAGATTGAACAACTGGACGTCAAAACAGcattcttacatggagacctagaagaagaaatttacatgaagcaaccagagggttttgaagaaccaggcaaagaacacttggtgtgtcgtctgaagaaaagtctctatggtctgaagcaagctccaagacaatggtacaagaaatttgattccttcatgatccaacataatttcaagaagacctccgcagaccactgcgtgtttgtgaagcattatgaaaatggtgagtccatcatacttctcttgtatgttgatgatatgttgattgtagggaaggacaaaattaaaatagctgctctcaagaaggcattgagcaagtcttttgccatgaaagacctgggtgcagtaaagaagatacttggaatgaaaatctccagagatcgttctagaagaatgctatgggtatctcaagaagattacattgagaagattctcaaaaggttcaacatgcacaatgccAAATCTGCTCGTGTTCCAATTGCTGGACATTTCAAACTTAGCAAGTcgcaatgtccaaagaatgaagaagaaaaagaagaaatgagcaaggtaccctactcttctgccgtgggtagccttatgtatgcaatggtttgtacaagGCCAGATATTGGCTATGCTGTAGGAGTTGTGAGCAGATTCCTGTCAAATCCAGGAAAGGAGTATTGGGAAGCTGTTAAGTGGATACTAAGGTATCTAAGAGGATCTGccaaaagaagcttgtgttttggcaatggagatctaaagctaatcggatattcagactcagacatggctggagatgtcgattcaaggaagtcaacatcaggttatctgattacttttgcagggggagctgtttcttggcagtcaaagctacaaaaatgtgtgacattgtctactgctgaagcagagtatgtagcggtgactgaagcctctaaagagatgctatggatgaagaatttcctaagtgaattaggacatgatcaagatgattatgtggtgaattgtgataatcaaagtaccattcatctaaccaagaaccccatgttccattcacgctcgaagcatatcgacgtgcggtatcactggatacgagaagcgctggatgagaagaaattgaagatagagaaaatccatACAGACTTGAATTGGTCTGACATGATGACCAAGTCAATACcaaccaagaaggttgaagattgttGCCAAGGTACTGGTATCTTGGTACCTTTAAATTAAGTCAAGAAGGGATGGAAGacccattttttgttttatgggggagttttgttggaataaaacaaaaatgggacCCTCCACTTTCTCTCTACCACTCCACCGAAAGTTGAAGCCAAAATGAAGTTGTCTCCCACCTTGCTTTTCCGTAAAATGCTCCAAGCCACCAATCTTCAATTTGGACTCTTGCACCTTCTTTGCTTCTTAAATGGAGAAGCTAAGGCAGCAAGATGGACAGAccaacaaagaagaaaaataccaCCGTGAAGAAAAGAGAGCCACGGTGA
This sequence is a window from Vigna angularis cultivar LongXiaoDou No.4 chromosome 2, ASM1680809v1, whole genome shotgun sequence. Protein-coding genes within it:
- the LOC108322427 gene encoding uncharacterized protein LOC108322427; amino-acid sequence: MKPIDDKQEKVTIRAVSRDEEGRKRVEKREVNTHNADTLKYVEKKLINKGIQRQDRHPADGIGIGRPPPKSGHGGKFTWEGPSDMAENELMAAPAAIDEGDPNYEDGEEKGEEVAELVVGEVEVAKVGQEHDGVARVDIDPRLKVN